The following are encoded together in the Flavihumibacter fluvii genome:
- the frr gene encoding ribosome recycling factor: MSEELSFIMESTEDSMKKAISHLETELLKIRAGKASPQMLDGIMVDYYGSPTPLNQVANVSAIDARTITVQPWEKNMLQPIERAIINSNIGINPQNDGVLIRMFLPPMTEERRKELVKRCNGEGEHARVAIRNIRRDGIEQIKKLQKDGLSEDAAKDAEKDTQDITDRFISLVEKHLASKEKEIMAV, translated from the coding sequence ATGTCTGAAGAACTATCATTTATCATGGAAAGCACGGAAGATTCCATGAAAAAAGCCATTAGCCACCTCGAAACCGAACTACTGAAAATCAGGGCCGGGAAAGCCAGTCCCCAGATGCTTGATGGAATCATGGTGGATTATTATGGTTCCCCCACGCCGTTGAACCAGGTGGCCAATGTATCTGCAATCGATGCCCGGACCATTACTGTTCAGCCCTGGGAAAAGAATATGCTGCAGCCGATAGAACGGGCCATTATCAATTCAAATATTGGGATCAATCCGCAGAATGACGGGGTGTTGATCAGGATGTTCCTGCCGCCTATGACCGAAGAGCGCCGTAAGGAATTGGTGAAGCGCTGTAATGGTGAAGGCGAGCATGCAAGGGTAGCTATCCGTAATATCCGCCGCGATGGCATTGAACAGATTAAAAAATTGCAGAAAGACGGCTTAAGTGAAGATGCCGCAAAAGATGCGGAAAAAGATACACAGGATATCACTGACCGTTTCATTTCCCTGGTTGAAAAACACCTGGCATCGAAGGAGAAAGAGATTATGGCGGTGTAG
- a CDS encoding glycosyltransferase family 4 protein: MFDVILALTLSFAVSFLAIPVIIRVAAMKKIYDIPDERKVHQAPIPALGGLGIFAGFSFATLLIANFQEGKDLQYFLAASVVIFYLGLKDDIIVISPVKKFIGQVLAAFILIYYGNLQINNMHGFLGIYSLPQTFSLLFTYLTVIVIINSFNLIDGIDGLAGSLGLLSTSVFGIYFVSIGDTADAVLAFSLAGSILSFLIFNFQPARIFMGDTGSLLIGLINAVLVIKFINIAADPATTIRIPAAPAVGFGILMVPLLDTLRVFGIRMFQRRSPFSPDRNHIHHLFLDNGYSHRTITILLLALNTAGVGLVFLLRNAGCNWIITILFSIFFSLIGAMYYLRQKGPRLFVTQANQLKGKVNSSKIVPLTDDAVLQQK; encoded by the coding sequence ATGTTTGATGTAATACTCGCTTTAACATTATCTTTCGCGGTTTCATTTTTAGCTATCCCGGTGATCATCAGGGTGGCCGCTATGAAAAAAATCTATGATATTCCTGATGAACGAAAGGTACACCAGGCGCCGATTCCAGCCCTTGGTGGACTAGGCATATTCGCAGGGTTCTCCTTTGCAACCTTATTGATTGCCAATTTCCAGGAAGGCAAGGACCTGCAGTATTTCCTGGCCGCTTCTGTGGTGATTTTCTACCTCGGGCTGAAAGATGATATCATTGTTATCTCACCGGTTAAAAAGTTTATTGGCCAGGTGCTTGCGGCTTTTATCCTGATTTATTACGGGAACCTGCAGATCAATAATATGCATGGTTTTCTTGGAATTTATTCGTTACCCCAGACTTTCAGCCTGTTATTTACCTACCTGACAGTTATCGTTATCATCAATTCATTTAACCTGATCGATGGCATTGATGGCCTGGCAGGAAGCCTTGGGCTCTTATCCACCAGCGTTTTCGGCATTTATTTCGTAAGTATCGGCGATACGGCTGATGCAGTACTTGCTTTTTCCCTGGCTGGATCTATCCTTTCCTTCCTGATCTTTAATTTTCAGCCCGCCCGCATATTTATGGGTGATACAGGGTCTTTGCTGATCGGACTCATCAATGCTGTCTTAGTGATCAAATTCATTAATATAGCTGCAGACCCGGCTACCACTATACGAATTCCGGCTGCGCCTGCAGTTGGCTTTGGGATCCTGATGGTGCCATTGCTGGATACCCTGAGGGTATTTGGAATCAGGATGTTCCAAAGAAGGTCACCTTTTTCGCCCGACAGGAACCATATCCACCACCTTTTCCTCGATAATGGCTATTCCCATCGGACAATCACTATTTTACTACTTGCCCTGAATACTGCCGGCGTTGGCCTGGTATTCCTCCTGCGGAATGCGGGTTGCAACTGGATCATCACGATATTGTTCTCCATATTTTTCAGCCTGATAGGCGCGATGTATTACCTGCGGCAGAAAGGCCCGAGGTTGTTTGTAACCCAGGCCAACCAGTTAAAAGGCAAAGTGAACTCTTCTAAAATTGTTCCTCTTACAGATGATGCTGTATTACAGCAGAAATAA
- a CDS encoding transketolase, which yields MASLQEIASQIRRDIVRMVHGVSSGHPGGSLGCTDYLTALYFKVMKHNPAFDMNATNEDVFFLSNGHISPLFYSVLARSGYFDIKELATFRKLNSRLQGHPATHEHLPGIRIASGSLGQGMSVAIGAALAKKLNGDDRIVYSLHGDGELDEGQNWEAAMFAAHKKVDNLISTIDWNGQQIDGPTAKVMNLGNLDKKFEAFGWEVLILEEGNDPDAIVAMLEKAKSLTGKGKPIVILMRTVMGKGVDFMEGSHEWHGIAPNDEQLAKALAQLPETLGDY from the coding sequence ATGGCTAGTTTACAGGAGATTGCCTCCCAGATCAGGCGCGATATCGTAAGAATGGTACATGGTGTTTCCAGTGGCCACCCCGGCGGGTCCCTGGGCTGTACCGATTACTTAACTGCCTTGTATTTCAAGGTCATGAAGCACAACCCGGCATTTGATATGAATGCGACCAATGAAGACGTCTTTTTCCTGTCAAACGGACATATCTCCCCCTTGTTTTACTCGGTTTTGGCTCGGTCCGGCTATTTTGATATCAAGGAACTGGCCACTTTCAGGAAATTGAACAGCCGCCTCCAGGGGCACCCTGCCACCCATGAGCACCTTCCGGGTATCCGGATAGCCAGTGGTTCCCTTGGCCAGGGCATGAGCGTTGCTATTGGAGCCGCTCTTGCCAAGAAACTGAACGGCGACGACCGTATTGTTTATTCTCTCCATGGTGACGGAGAACTGGACGAAGGCCAAAACTGGGAAGCGGCCATGTTCGCAGCCCACAAAAAAGTGGATAACCTGATCTCAACCATCGACTGGAATGGCCAGCAAATTGATGGCCCCACAGCCAAAGTAATGAACCTGGGAAACCTCGATAAAAAGTTTGAAGCATTTGGTTGGGAAGTCCTGATTCTTGAAGAAGGAAATGATCCTGATGCAATAGTTGCTATGCTGGAAAAAGCCAAAAGCCTTACCGGAAAAGGCAAACCCATCGTCATCCTGATGAGAACAGTCATGGGTAAAGGGGTCGATTTTATGGAAGGCAGCCACGAATGGCATGGCATTGCACCAAACGACGAACAATTGGCCAAAGCACTGGCGCAATTGCCGGAGACGCTGGGGGATTATTGA
- a CDS encoding FtsX-like permease family protein, which yields MNFLFAWRYFKSKKSTNAINVIAWVSVSAVIVGTASLIVVLSVFNGFEDLVKSLYATFYTDIKVVPSTGKVMRLSADQLKAIGQVNGVAAYSLVAEEKALLQNGEAQTIVYLKGVDKDYGNVSTLPEKVKVGKYEIGDEEKPFAILGVGIENALGVWSDRDILPLTVYLPKKEASLNITDPMQSLSAANLYTSGAFAIQQDFDNKYVITNLAFLKRMMQMGPDEYSGLEISLKKVSEESRIQDDLQNILGKNYTIQTRYQQNQGLYSIMQLEKWVIYGVLCLILVVAAFTMIGSLTMLVLEKQKDIQVLKAMGATNGRVQSIFISEGFLLAAIGAVTGTILALLICWAQVTFKLVMLEGGSFVIDYYPVKFLFSDFLLVFCTVLIVAFLAAWFPARKAALEPVELRSGN from the coding sequence GTGAATTTTTTATTTGCCTGGCGGTACTTCAAATCAAAAAAATCGACCAATGCCATTAATGTCATCGCCTGGGTGAGTGTGTCGGCGGTAATTGTCGGCACCGCCTCACTGATTGTTGTACTAAGTGTGTTCAATGGGTTTGAAGATTTAGTGAAATCATTATATGCCACATTTTATACGGATATTAAAGTGGTGCCTTCCACGGGGAAAGTGATGCGTCTTTCTGCTGACCAACTGAAAGCGATCGGACAGGTAAATGGTGTCGCGGCCTATTCGCTGGTGGCCGAAGAAAAAGCACTCCTGCAAAACGGGGAAGCCCAAACCATCGTTTACCTGAAAGGTGTGGATAAAGATTACGGAAATGTATCCACGCTGCCTGAAAAAGTTAAGGTGGGGAAGTATGAAATTGGTGATGAAGAAAAGCCTTTCGCCATATTGGGTGTAGGTATAGAAAATGCTTTGGGTGTATGGAGTGACCGCGACATCCTGCCTTTAACGGTATACCTTCCCAAAAAGGAAGCCAGCCTGAATATCACTGATCCCATGCAATCCTTAAGCGCTGCAAATTTGTACACTTCCGGTGCATTTGCCATTCAACAGGATTTCGATAATAAATATGTCATCACAAACCTTGCGTTTTTAAAAAGGATGATGCAGATGGGACCTGATGAATACAGCGGACTCGAAATTTCCCTGAAAAAGGTATCGGAGGAAAGCCGTATCCAGGATGATTTACAAAACATATTGGGAAAGAATTATACGATCCAGACCCGTTACCAGCAAAACCAGGGACTGTACAGTATCATGCAATTGGAGAAATGGGTCATCTATGGTGTTTTGTGCCTGATCCTGGTGGTTGCGGCCTTTACCATGATTGGATCGTTAACCATGCTGGTGCTGGAAAAACAAAAAGATATCCAGGTGTTGAAAGCAATGGGGGCTACTAACGGTCGCGTTCAGTCGATCTTTATCAGTGAAGGATTTTTACTGGCCGCTATTGGAGCGGTTACCGGAACAATATTGGCGCTGCTGATCTGTTGGGCGCAGGTAACCTTCAAGTTGGTGATGCTGGAGGGTGGCAGCTTTGTGATTGATTATTACCCGGTGAAATTTTTATTCAGCGATTTCCTGCTGGTGTTTTGTACCGTGCTGATCGTAGCCTTCCTGGCAGCCTGGTTCCCTGCACGTAAAGCGGCTTTGGAACCGGTGGAGCTGAGGAGCGGGAATTGA
- a CDS encoding ribosome-binding factor A — translation MQQETKRQKQVAGEVQEVLNGIFQRLGLTMIDGGMVSIASVKMTPDLLEARVYISLYQVKDRTAAMKKINERAWEIKRELAGSIKHQVRRIPIMHYFIDDTLDQVYKMEELFKQIRQDEPGDHPTTEQ, via the coding sequence ATGCAACAGGAGACGAAAAGGCAAAAACAGGTAGCGGGAGAAGTCCAGGAAGTATTGAATGGTATTTTCCAGCGGCTTGGTCTTACGATGATCGACGGGGGAATGGTGTCTATCGCTTCTGTAAAAATGACGCCCGATCTGCTGGAAGCGCGGGTATATATCAGCCTTTACCAGGTAAAAGACCGTACAGCAGCCATGAAGAAGATCAATGAAAGGGCCTGGGAGATCAAGCGTGAGCTGGCCGGTTCCATCAAGCACCAGGTGCGCCGGATACCCATTATGCATTATTTCATTGATGATACCCTCGACCAGGTGTACAAGATGGAAGAACTGTTCAAACAGATCAGGCAGGATGAACCTGGCGATCATCCCACTACCGAACAATAA
- a CDS encoding ABC transporter ATP-binding protein gives MKNFARILKYLSDQKGNIALYFLFNLLAIVFSLVSLAMLAPFLQLLFGTEQLVNIKPAGDFSASGLMGMLKYQLSQLIQAHSPVFALAAICITIIITIFLKNVFTYMALRTLAPMRNHVLTKIRADLYNKILDLPIGFFTEQRKGDIISRMSNDINEVEWSIISAMETLIKEPLTVLIILVSLVFLSPTLSLFLLVLLPVTGFIIGRVSRSLRKQSNVAQEKQGLLLSVLDETLGGLRVIKAFNAEKIIRNKFFGINKDLNHIKNAMNFRRDLASPMSEFLGVMILTAVLWFGGKLVLNNEVLQADAFITYIVFFTQIINPAKSFSNAFYNVQRGSAAVERIEAIIDAPVTVQDAPDAKELLAFNHSIEFRNVSFAYEDKVILEDINLVIEKGKTIALVGSSGSGKSTLADLVPRFHDVTKGEILIDGINIKNYTLHSVRNQLSIVTQEPILFNDTIAGNISLAHPESSREEIEQAAKVANAHNFIIQKEEGYETNIGDRGGKLSGGERQRLTIARALLKNPPILILDEATSSLDTESERLVQDAIDNMMQHRTSLVIAHRLSTIRHADEIVVLQNGKIVERGSHDSLIEQPGFYKRLVDMQEVK, from the coding sequence ATGAAAAATTTCGCCAGGATCCTGAAATACTTGTCGGACCAAAAGGGAAACATCGCCCTCTATTTCCTGTTCAACCTCCTGGCTATTGTATTTTCCCTGGTTTCCCTGGCCATGCTGGCGCCCTTCCTGCAATTGTTATTCGGCACTGAACAACTGGTGAATATCAAGCCCGCAGGTGATTTTTCTGCATCCGGACTGATGGGCATGCTTAAATACCAGCTTAGCCAATTGATCCAGGCCCATAGCCCCGTTTTCGCCCTCGCCGCCATCTGTATCACGATCATCATCACTATTTTCCTGAAGAATGTCTTTACCTATATGGCGCTTCGTACACTGGCGCCTATGCGTAACCACGTGCTCACGAAAATCAGGGCCGACCTGTATAACAAGATACTGGACCTTCCTATTGGCTTTTTTACGGAACAACGCAAAGGGGATATCATCAGCCGCATGAGTAATGATATCAATGAAGTTGAATGGAGTATCATATCCGCTATGGAAACTTTGATCAAGGAACCGCTGACCGTCCTCATCATCCTTGTTTCCCTGGTGTTTTTAAGTCCGACGCTTTCCCTGTTTTTACTGGTATTGCTGCCCGTGACCGGATTCATCATTGGCCGCGTTAGCCGGTCGCTGAGAAAACAATCCAATGTAGCCCAGGAAAAACAAGGGCTGCTGTTATCCGTATTGGATGAAACCCTGGGCGGATTGCGGGTGATCAAGGCCTTCAATGCAGAAAAAATAATCCGGAATAAATTCTTTGGCATCAACAAGGACCTGAACCATATTAAAAACGCCATGAACTTCCGCCGGGACCTTGCGTCGCCGATGTCTGAATTCCTCGGTGTCATGATCCTGACGGCCGTGCTTTGGTTTGGCGGAAAGCTGGTGCTGAATAATGAGGTCCTGCAGGCCGATGCCTTCATCACCTATATTGTATTTTTTACGCAGATCATTAACCCGGCCAAATCCTTCTCCAATGCATTTTATAATGTACAACGGGGAAGCGCAGCCGTAGAGCGCATAGAAGCCATCATTGACGCGCCTGTTACGGTACAGGATGCCCCCGATGCGAAAGAACTGTTAGCTTTTAACCACAGTATTGAATTCAGGAATGTATCTTTTGCCTACGAAGACAAGGTGATCCTTGAAGACATCAACCTGGTGATTGAAAAAGGAAAAACCATTGCACTGGTGGGGTCTTCAGGTTCAGGGAAATCAACCCTGGCCGATCTTGTCCCCCGCTTTCATGATGTCACCAAAGGTGAGATACTGATCGATGGTATCAATATCAAAAACTACACCCTGCATTCTGTCAGGAATCAATTGAGCATTGTTACCCAGGAGCCCATCCTGTTCAATGATACCATTGCCGGAAATATTTCACTGGCACATCCGGAATCATCACGGGAAGAAATTGAGCAGGCGGCAAAAGTAGCCAATGCCCACAATTTTATTATCCAGAAAGAGGAAGGGTATGAAACGAATATCGGGGACCGCGGCGGTAAGCTGAGCGGTGGGGAAAGGCAACGCCTTACAATCGCACGGGCCCTCCTGAAAAATCCGCCCATCCTCATCCTCGATGAAGCCACTTCATCATTGGATACAGAAAGCGAGCGACTGGTGCAGGATGCTATTGACAATATGATGCAGCATCGCACCAGCCTGGTGATCGCGCACCGCTTAAGTACGATCCGGCATGCTGATGAGATCGTCGTATTGCAAAACGGGAAAATTGTTGAAAGGGGCAGCCACGACAGCCTCATTGAACAACCCGGATTCTACAAGCGTTTAGTGGATATGCAGGAAGTAAAATAG
- a CDS encoding S9 family peptidase codes for MKQTITLVAAMLLFLGSQAQQKSISFEQAFKAVPTNLTKELPKIGNWIDNKHYLESRKEADGKTIQYSVDAKTGNAVVFSGPVPGEKGAAVPAIGIPGARNLTASPDGKYFAFTKTDNNLYVMEIATKKTSQVTMDGSDSILNGYASWIYYEEILGRVSRYKAFWWSDDSKQLAFMRFDESGVPTFPIYVADGQHGDLEKERYPKPGDKNPTVKIGIVQMNSNAITWADFNDQDDQYFGTPFWAPTGQLWVLWMNRGQDNLKIFSVDGTSGQKSLVYEETQKTWIDLDDADRVTFLDNGKHFILKSDASGWNHMYLHDISGKRLNALTEGEFTVGEIFQVDEKSKRVYFRARKENSARWDLYSVGLDGKKMLRHSFGDYSFSDMKLSPDYKYFITTYSNLQTVPTTALVDIKGKLVREIGTAKGTGGDNFILPRKELTRVKSADGLFDLPVMITYPINFDPNKKYPVLVSIYGGPNAGTVYDTYRVTPSEIWWAQEGLVQVSFDNRSSGHFGKKGMNYIYRQLGKYEIEDYMSCAKYLKAQPWVNDKKLGITGGSFGGYMTCMALTYGADVFDYGIANASVTDWSLYDTHYTERYMDTPAENPEGYKNTSALTYADKYKSGLRIVHGTTDDNVHMQNSLQLINKLEDLGKHFEMMVYPNERHGIGANKATKRTHLVSENATFYYQNLLGKPVPDFFWNTITEKKAF; via the coding sequence ATGAAACAAACCATTACCCTGGTTGCAGCGATGCTGTTATTTCTCGGCTCGCAGGCACAACAAAAATCAATCAGTTTTGAACAGGCTTTTAAAGCAGTACCCACCAACCTTACCAAAGAGTTGCCTAAAATCGGAAACTGGATCGATAACAAACATTACCTCGAATCCAGGAAGGAAGCTGATGGTAAAACCATTCAATATTCAGTTGATGCAAAAACTGGTAATGCCGTGGTATTTTCAGGTCCGGTGCCTGGTGAAAAAGGTGCAGCTGTTCCAGCGATTGGCATTCCTGGTGCCCGCAACCTGACGGCCTCACCAGATGGAAAATATTTCGCATTTACCAAAACGGACAATAACCTCTACGTGATGGAAATTGCCACGAAGAAGACCAGCCAGGTTACTATGGATGGCAGTGATTCCATCCTGAACGGGTATGCTTCCTGGATCTATTACGAAGAAATCCTTGGCCGCGTGAGCCGATACAAGGCTTTCTGGTGGAGCGACGATAGTAAGCAACTGGCTTTTATGCGCTTCGATGAAAGCGGCGTGCCCACGTTTCCTATTTATGTAGCCGATGGGCAGCATGGCGATCTCGAAAAAGAACGTTATCCCAAACCTGGCGATAAGAATCCAACCGTTAAGATCGGTATCGTGCAAATGAATTCCAATGCCATTACCTGGGCCGATTTCAATGACCAGGATGACCAGTATTTTGGTACGCCTTTCTGGGCACCAACCGGGCAACTCTGGGTGCTGTGGATGAACCGTGGGCAGGACAATTTAAAAATTTTCAGTGTTGATGGAACGAGTGGACAAAAGTCCCTCGTTTATGAAGAGACCCAGAAAACCTGGATCGACCTGGATGATGCAGACCGGGTGACCTTCCTGGACAATGGAAAGCACTTTATCCTGAAAAGTGATGCTTCCGGATGGAACCATATGTACCTGCATGATATTTCGGGCAAGCGTCTCAACGCATTAACAGAAGGTGAATTCACCGTGGGTGAGATTTTCCAGGTGGATGAAAAAAGCAAGCGGGTGTATTTCAGGGCCCGGAAAGAAAACAGTGCCCGGTGGGACCTTTACAGCGTTGGACTGGATGGTAAAAAAATGCTGCGCCATTCTTTTGGGGATTATTCATTTTCAGATATGAAACTGTCACCCGACTATAAATATTTCATTACCACTTATTCCAACCTGCAAACCGTGCCAACCACAGCGTTGGTGGATATAAAAGGAAAGCTGGTGCGTGAGATCGGGACAGCAAAGGGAACCGGGGGGGATAATTTTATACTGCCCAGGAAAGAACTCACAAGGGTGAAATCGGCCGATGGCCTCTTTGACCTGCCCGTAATGATCACCTACCCGATCAACTTTGACCCCAATAAAAAATATCCTGTGCTGGTGAGTATTTACGGTGGACCGAATGCCGGAACCGTTTATGATACTTACCGGGTAACTCCTTCAGAGATCTGGTGGGCGCAGGAAGGCCTGGTGCAGGTAAGCTTTGATAACCGCAGCAGCGGTCACTTTGGCAAAAAGGGCATGAATTATATTTATCGCCAGCTGGGGAAATACGAGATTGAAGATTATATGTCCTGCGCAAAATACCTGAAGGCACAGCCATGGGTAAACGATAAAAAACTTGGCATCACCGGTGGCAGTTTTGGTGGGTACATGACCTGCATGGCATTGACCTATGGTGCTGATGTCTTTGATTATGGAATAGCCAATGCATCAGTGACGGACTGGTCATTATACGATACACATTATACCGAGCGGTACATGGATACACCGGCAGAAAATCCGGAAGGCTATAAGAATACATCAGCGCTGACCTATGCCGATAAATACAAAAGCGGACTGCGGATCGTACATGGTACCACAGATGACAATGTGCATATGCAAAACAGCCTGCAGCTGATCAATAAACTGGAAGACCTGGGCAAGCATTTTGAGATGATGGTGTACCCGAATGAACGGCATGGCATTGGGGCGAACAAGGCTACCAAGAGAACCCACCTGGTCAGTGAAAATGCTACCTTTTATTACCAAAACCTGTTAGGCAAACCTGTTCCCGATTTTTTCTGGAATACAATAACCGAAAAGAAAGCATTTTAA
- a CDS encoding GNAT family N-acetyltransferase, giving the protein MSISSATNQDIAELVDLVNSAYRGDQAKKGWTNEADLLVGGIRIDAAEMQEMMADDDHIVLKHTIDGKITGCVSLVKKDGYVYLGMLTVSPRLQGGGTGKKLLQAAEDFARSASYQRIRMTVITARKELISWYQRHGYSDTGERLPFPYEPGYGEPSQPLEFMIIEKKWPQ; this is encoded by the coding sequence ATGTCAATATCCAGCGCAACAAACCAGGATATCGCTGAACTGGTGGATCTGGTGAACAGTGCCTACCGGGGTGACCAGGCCAAAAAAGGCTGGACCAATGAGGCCGACCTGTTGGTAGGTGGCATCAGGATCGATGCAGCGGAGATGCAGGAAATGATGGCCGATGATGACCATATCGTCCTCAAACATACCATTGACGGAAAAATCACCGGATGTGTGTCACTGGTTAAAAAAGATGGTTATGTATACCTGGGCATGTTAACGGTATCGCCTAGATTGCAGGGTGGTGGAACGGGGAAAAAATTATTGCAGGCTGCAGAGGATTTTGCACGCAGTGCGTCTTACCAGCGTATCCGCATGACCGTTATAACCGCCCGTAAGGAGCTCATCAGCTGGTACCAGCGCCATGGATACAGCGATACCGGTGAGCGATTGCCATTTCCTTACGAGCCTGGCTACGGAGAACCCAGCCAGCCCCTCGAATTCATGATAATAGAAAAGAAATGGCCGCAATAA
- a CDS encoding TraR/DksA family transcriptional regulator — MATKKKVAKPAAKKVAPAKKAAPAKKAPAKPVAKPVAPAKKAATKIVPAKAASKPAAKPVAKAAPPKPAPKAAVKPVAAAKPAVPAKPVAKAKPTKKEEPVKKVPEVKAPPAKAAATKAAAKPATKEAPAKAAAPVKTAKAAAPAAPAKPAKAAAPVKAEAPVKAEEPVKPAPPVKAAPAPKAKKAPVKKIIRQGLKPMPPKPAVKDDSKQTTPIPIKKPAPPPEKRARMVVPEIKTKTVQPYHPDFTKSVLDQNATASQGPTMRYSDPELLEFKDLINKKLDAAKKELAYLQGLITRKDEMGGDESESRYMTMEDGSVSMEREQLAQMASRQITFIDHLEKAIMRIENKTYGICRVTGKLIDKARLRAVPHATLSIEAKNTMNK; from the coding sequence ATGGCAACAAAGAAAAAGGTCGCTAAACCTGCCGCCAAAAAAGTTGCTCCGGCCAAGAAAGCCGCACCAGCGAAGAAAGCTCCTGCCAAACCAGTAGCAAAGCCTGTCGCGCCGGCTAAAAAAGCTGCGACCAAAATAGTCCCTGCAAAAGCAGCTTCCAAGCCAGCGGCCAAGCCCGTTGCTAAAGCTGCTCCACCCAAACCGGCCCCCAAAGCGGCGGTGAAGCCAGTAGCTGCTGCGAAACCAGCGGTTCCGGCCAAGCCCGTTGCCAAGGCAAAGCCTACAAAAAAAGAAGAACCGGTGAAGAAAGTACCCGAAGTTAAAGCGCCTCCGGCCAAAGCTGCAGCAACCAAGGCAGCAGCAAAACCTGCAACCAAGGAAGCGCCGGCCAAGGCCGCAGCCCCAGTAAAAACAGCTAAAGCTGCTGCACCCGCCGCGCCTGCGAAACCCGCGAAGGCGGCTGCGCCGGTAAAAGCAGAAGCGCCTGTCAAAGCTGAAGAACCAGTTAAACCCGCGCCTCCTGTTAAAGCAGCACCTGCGCCTAAGGCTAAAAAAGCGCCCGTTAAGAAAATCATTCGCCAGGGATTAAAACCTATGCCGCCAAAACCGGCCGTAAAGGATGATTCCAAGCAAACGACACCGATACCGATTAAAAAACCCGCACCCCCTCCGGAGAAAAGAGCCAGGATGGTTGTGCCAGAAATTAAAACGAAAACAGTGCAACCCTATCACCCCGATTTTACAAAAAGCGTGCTCGACCAAAACGCAACTGCCTCTCAAGGACCCACTATGCGTTATAGTGACCCTGAATTACTTGAATTCAAAGACCTGATCAATAAAAAGCTGGATGCTGCTAAAAAAGAACTGGCTTACCTGCAGGGATTAATTACCCGCAAGGATGAAATGGGCGGAGATGAAAGTGAAAGCCGTTACATGACCATGGAAGATGGCAGTGTGAGTATGGAACGCGAGCAGCTAGCCCAGATGGCCAGCCGCCAGATCACCTTTATCGACCACCTCGAAAAAGCGATCATGCGGATTGAAAACAAAACCTATGGTATCTGCCGCGTTACCGGCAAGCTGATCGACAAAGCGCGTTTGCGTGCTGTGCCGCATGCAACGCTGAGCATTGAGGCGAAGAATACAATGAATAAATGA